The following proteins are co-located in the Pomacea canaliculata isolate SZHN2017 linkage group LG8, ASM307304v1, whole genome shotgun sequence genome:
- the LOC112570582 gene encoding LOW QUALITY PROTEIN: uncharacterized protein LOC112570582 (The sequence of the model RefSeq protein was modified relative to this genomic sequence to represent the inferred CDS: deleted 2 bases in 1 codon), with amino-acid sequence MDEITEHPDGNQSSESKMEVPASVNGTYSKNQAKKAPVTTEADVRELHLQNQALSHTGARTPVLAKDSHLGFALQHRMHRSAVRPFLCCGSELSLVSLMDNMELKDKTVKEMDNGRHSTDTTLSHSDSEENSTDCLLPYSLSSSSDLGSAVSSTNGGYSGMPRRLKADKHKSKKRFWNLRFGGRWPQGLRFSDTSSHGKDVQLEDTNCSSTHAAKDSTLEAGAANFCSSPCLQPVALSSSKGRSKSKNKKRRASALNVSHSHMTDLDGGIPINGNEELLARERGQDVHSETRVWPTSSAAGWLTAGLGASATPPTMALMAAQNHEHLPHSDDEESVLLSELSSHYPWPNFQGVLVVPRGMTVHTQVDYIHYLVPDLRHITNCSFYWGVIDRFEAERLLDKKREGTFLLRDSAQEEFLFSVSFRRYNRSLHARIEQWNHRFSFDVHDPAVFSSDSVCGLIEHYKDSSRCLFFEPMLTDPMHRNFPFSLQHLARAVICSHVVYDSINFLPLPNSLKEYIRYYHYKQKVCIRRFDYP; translated from the exons ATGGATGAAATAACAGAGCATCCAGATGGGAACCAGTCAAGCGAGTCCAAGATGGAGGTACCTGCTTCTGTCAATGGTACCTACAgtaaaaatcaagcaaaaaagGCACCTGTAACTACAGAGGCTGATGTCAGAGAATTGCATTTACAAAACCAGGCTCTTTCCCATACAGGGGCAAGAACTCCTGTTTTGGCCAAAGATAGTCATCTTGGCTTTGCACTGCAACATCGAATGCATCGCTCAGCAGTGCGTCCTTTCTTGTGTTGTGGCAGTGAATTATCACTTGTCAGTCTGATGGACAATATGGAGCTGAAGgacaaaactgtaaaagaaaTGGATAATGGAAGACACAGCACAGACACTACACTCAGTCACTCAGACTCTGAAGAAAACTCCACAGACTGCCTGCTGCCCTATAGTTTGTCTTCCAGCTCTGATCTGGGTAGTGCTGTATCCAGTACAAATGGAGGATACTCAGGAATGCCCCGGAGACTGAAGGCTGACAAGCACAAGTCTAAGAAACGTTTTTGGAATCTGCGCTTTGGTGGGAGGTGGCCGCAGGGTCTGCGATTTTCAGACACTTCTAGTCATGGAAAGGATGTACAGTTGGAGGAC ACAAACTGTAGCTCCACACATGCTGCAAAGGACAGCACGCTTGAAGCAGGAGCAGCCAATTTTTGTAGCTCTCCATGTCTTCAGCCTGTAGCGCTTTCATCCAGCAAAGGAAGGAGTAAgtcaaagaacaagaaaaggagGGCCTCAGCATTGAATGTCTCTCATAGTCATATGACTGACTTAGATGGAGGAATACCCATCAATGGCAATGAAGAACTCCTAGCCAGGGAGCGAGGGCAGGATGTCCACAGTGAGACAAGGGTGTGGCCTACTTCCAGTGCTGCAGGCTGGCTGACTGCTGGATTGGGGGCCTCTGCCACCCCTCCAACCATGGCCCTGATGGCAGCTCAGAATCATGAACATCTACCTCACTCAGATGATGAGGAATCAGTCCTGCTATCAGAACTCTCTTCCCACTATCCGTGGCCCAATTTTCAAGGGGTGCTGGTGGTTCCACGGGGTATGACGGTCCACACACAAGTGGATTATATTCATTACCTTGTGCCTGATCTTCGTCATATCACCAACTGCTCATTTTACTGGGGTGTCATCGACCGTTTTGAGGCTGAGCGACTCTTGGATAAGAAACGTGAAGGAACATTTCTTCTTCGTGACAGTGCCCAAGAAGAATTCCTGTTTTCAGTCAGTTTTCGTCGGTATAATCGTTCACTTCATGCACGGATTGAGCAGTGGAACCACAGATTCAGTTTTGATGTTCATGATCCAGCAGTTTTTTCATCAGATTCAGTGTGTGGATTGATTGAACATTATAAAGATTCTAGTCGCTGTCTCTTTTTTGAACCAATGCTGACAGACCCTATGCATCgaaattttcctttttcccTTCAGCATCTTGCAAGGGCAGTTATCTGTAGTCATGTAGTGTATGACTCTATCAATTTTTTGCCCCTTCCAAACTCTTTGAAGGAGTACATTCGCTATTACCACTACAAGCAGAAGGTATGCATCAGAAGGTTTGACTACCCTTAA
- the LOC112570272 gene encoding LOW QUALITY PROTEIN: translin-associated protein X-like (The sequence of the model RefSeq protein was modified relative to this genomic sequence to represent the inferred CDS: inserted 1 base in 1 codon), whose translation MEASGKHGGCKKVKTKADENSSVTQAFRVFQVELDLRHDKYERIVKLSRDITVESKRIILSTLPTNAEFASMTDNNASGATESALGSSITGAASKRKTPNTDDGASEEYDNQCDFSIPSHPTSPDKAMSLEQTGSTQKPLMVTVPILDFILGITDLTGELMRSAIMSVSEGDLDFPVAICSFMHLINTAFVSFGNVSWELNRKLTVLHQSLEKVENACCTLRVRGXEIPKHMLASVFSGPAREGHIVEEDGCFD comes from the exons ATGGAGGCGTCTGGGAAACACG GTGGAtgcaaaaaagtgaaaactaaAGCCGACGAAAATTCTTCTGTCACCCAAGCATTCAGGGTATTTCAAGTGGAACTGGACTTGCGTCATGATAAGTATGAGCGTATCGTGAAACTGAGCAGGGACATCACAGTTGAGAGCAAACGCATCATCTT ATCTACTCTGCCAACTAATGCAGAATTTGCAAGCATGACAGATAACAATGCTTCTGGTGCAACAGAATCAGCATTGGGGTCCAGCATCACAGGTGCTGCTAGCAAAAGGAAAACACCTAATACAGATGATGGAGCATCAGAAGAATATGATAACCAATGTGACTTTTCTATACCATCACATCCCACTAGTCCAGACAAGGCCATGAGTCTAGAGCAGACTGGTAGCACACAAAAACCTTTGATGGTGACAGTACCCATCCTTGACTTCATTTTGGGCATTACAGACTTGACGGGAGAGCTGATGCGCAGTGCCATCATGAGTGTCAGCGAAGGTGACTTGGATTTTCCTGTTGCCATCTGCAGTTTTATGCACCTTATCAACACAGCTTTTGTCTCTTTTGGCAATGTGTCATGGGAACTGAACCGCAAGTTAACTGTCCTGCATCAGAGTTTAGAGAAGGTGGAGAATGCCTGCTGCACACTTAGAGTGCGGG CAGAGATTCCTAAACACATGCTAGCCAGTGTCTTCTCAGGTCCTGCTAGGGAGGGACACATTGTAGAAGAAGATGgttgttttgattaa
- the LOC112570175 gene encoding LOW QUALITY PROTEIN: acid phosphatase type 7-like (The sequence of the model RefSeq protein was modified relative to this genomic sequence to represent the inferred CDS: inserted 1 base in 1 codon), translating to MGLGSCAPSVAFSVLIIPAVLGIIHVQPEQIHLSYSGVPSEMIVTWVTQNETSASRVMYGLSGLDQSAEGTSTKFVDGGSLHRTMYIHRAKLTALKPGQKYVYVVGGPEGWSDQFHFNAIKDGSDWNPILVLYGDMGNDNARALPYLQLEAQAGQFDAVLHVGDFAYDMDTDNATVGDEFMRQIEAIAAYVXYMTCVGNHEYAYNFSNYRSRFTMPGGDGTGMYFSWDIGPAHIISFNTEVYYNQYATTENIKRQYDWLEADLQKANLPANRAARPWVISMGHKPMYCSNEDNGELCFNPQNPIRNGSAAFWPNLEDLFYKYGVDLQFYAHEHSYERLWPLYKSKVCNGSSDKPYVNPPAPVHIIIGSAGDREGQTKFQPKPSTWSAFRTDDYGFTVIEIISSTQLALKQVSIDKGGQVIDSIDLIKDKHGAGLYNCM from the exons ATGGGCCTTGGGTCGTGCGCACCCTCCGTTGCATTTTCAGTCTTGATTATACCAGCAGTTCTGGGCATCATTCATGTACAGCCCGAACAAATTCACCTGTCGTACAGCG GTGTTCCAAGTGAAATGATTGTAACATGGGTGACCCAGAATGAGACTTCAGCATCAAGAGTGATGTATGGCTTATCAGGCCTGGACCAGTCAGCAGAAGGAACAAGTACTAAATTTGTAGATGGTGGTTCCCTCCACCGTACAATGTACATTCATCGTGCCAAACTTACCGCTCTGAAACCTGGACAGAAATATG TGTACGTGGTTGGAGGACCAGAAGGTTGGAGTGATCAGTTTCACTTCAATGCCATAAAGGATGGCAGTGACTGGAACCCCATCTTGGTGTTGTATGGTGACATGGGCAACGACAATGCCAGAGCTCTGCCTTACCTTCAACTGGAGGCACAGGCTGGACAATTTGATGCTGTCCTGCACGTTG GGGATTTTGCCTATGATATGGATACC GATAATGCAACTGTAGGAGATGAGTTCATGCGACAGATAGAAGCTATTGCTGCATATG CATACATGACGTGTGTTGGAAACCATGAATATGCATA TAACTTTTCCAACTACCGTAGCCGGTTTACCATGCCCGGTGGCGATGGTACAGGAATGTACTTCAG TTGGGACATTGGCCCTGCACACATCATCAGCTTCAACACAGAGGTGTACTATAACCAGTATGCCACCACAGAAAATATCAAACGTCAATATGATTGGCTTGAGGCAGACTTACAGAAAGCCAACCTGCCAGCTAACCGTGCAGCCAGGCCTTGGGTCATCAGCATGGGACATAAGCCTATGTACTGCTCAAATGAGGATAATGGCGAACTGTGCTTCAACCCACAAAATCCT ATACGCAATGGTTCAGCTGCATTTTGGCCAAATCTGGAGGACCTGTTTTACAAGTATGGTGTTGATTTGCAGTTTTATGCTCATGAACATTCTTATGAACGTTTGTGGCCCCTGTACAAATCAAAG GTATGCAATGGCAGCAGCGATAAGCCTTATGTCAATCCACCAGCACCAGTCCACATCATTATTGGTTCAGCG GGAGATAGAGAAGGGCAGACAAAGTTCCAACCTAAACCATCGACATGGAGTGCTTTCCGTACTGACGACTATGGCTTCACCGTCATAGAGATCATTAGCTCCACACAGTTGGCTCTGAAGCAGGTGTCCATTGATAAG GGAGGCCAGGTTATTGACAGCATTGATCTCATCAAGGATAAACATGGCGCTGGACTTTACAACTGCATGTGA
- the LOC112570174 gene encoding LOW QUALITY PROTEIN: acid phosphatase type 7-like (The sequence of the model RefSeq protein was modified relative to this genomic sequence to represent the inferred CDS: deleted 1 base in 1 codon) gives MGFGWSTHAVLLVLVLPAVLGSVYPEQVHLSYTDKPSEMVVTWVTQDKTKESKVRFGQSSLEYTAEGHTTTFVDGGSQHRKIYIHRARLHGLKPGESYVYVVGGPEGWSKQFNFRAMKDGSDWSPKMMVYGDMGSRNDRALPYLQHNAHTGHFDAVLHVGDFAYDMHDDDARVGDDFMRQIEPIAAYVPYMTCVGNHEIAYDFGNYRHRFTMPGGDGTGMYFSWNIGPAHIISFNTEVYYYQSATQNNIRRQYDWLQEDLRRANQPANRRERPWIITMGHRPMYCSNDDDDEMCRNPANPIRNGTAAFWPNLEDLFYKYGVDVEFYAHEHSYERLLPVYKGKVCGGSSEPYTNPRAPVHIITGSAGDKEGQDRFQYHPAAWSAFRSDDYGFTVMDIVNSTHLTLHQVSSDKGGQVIDSMVLIKEKHGAGSYTCE, from the exons ATGGGCTTCGGGTGGAGTACGCACGCAGTGCTTCTGGTTCTGGTCTTGCCGGCTGTTCTGGGCTCCGTGTACCCCGAGCAGGTTCACCTGTCGTACACAG ATAAACCTAGCGAAATGGTCGTGACATGGGTGACCCAGGACAAGACTAAAGAATCCAAAGTAAGGTTTGGTCAGTCAAGTCTGGAATACACAGCAGAAGGACATACGACTACCTTTGTGGACGGCGGTTCTCAGCATCGTAAGATATACATTCATCGTGCCAGACTTCATGGTCTGAAGCCAGGAGAGAGCTATG tgtacGTGGTAGGAGGACCAGAAGGCTGGAGCAAGCAGTTTAACTTCAGGGCCATGAAGGATGGCAGTGACTGGAGTCCTAAGATGATGGTGTACGGCGACATGGGCAGCAGGAACGACCGAGCTCTGCCTTACCTTCAACACAACGCACACACCGGACACTTTGATGCTGTCCTGCACGTGG GGGACTTTGCTTATGACATGCACGAC gaTGATGCCAGGGTAGGAGATGACTTCATGCGACAGATAGAACCCATTGCTGCCTATGTGCCCTACATGACTTGTGTAGGAAACCACGAGATTGCATA TGACTTTGGCAACTACCGTCACCGGTTTACAATGCCGGGTGGGGATGGTACCGGAATGTACTTCAG cTGGAACATCGGCCCCGCCCACATCATCAGCTTCAACACAGAAGTGTACTACTACCAGTCTGCCACC CAGAACAACATCAGACGACAGTATGACTGGCTGCAGGAGGACCTTAGGAgagccaaccagccagccaaccgtAGAGAGAGGCCGTGGATCATCACCATGGGACACAGACCCATGTACTGCtccaacgacgacgacgacgagatGTGCCGCAACCCCGCCAATCCT ATACGCAATGGCACCGCTGCCTTTTGGCCAAACCTGGAGGACCTGTTCTACAAATATGGAGTGGATGTGGAGTTCTATGCACATGAACACTCCTACGAACGACTGCTGCCTGTGTACAAAGGAAAG gtgtgcGGGGGAAGCAGTGAACCTTACACCAACCCACGAGCACCAGTCCACATCATCACCGGCTCAGCG GGAGACAAAGAAGGTCAGGATCGGTTCCAGTATCACCCAGCAGCATGGAGTGCTTTCCGTAGTGATGACTACGGCTTCACCGTCATGGACATCGTCAACTCCACTCACCTGACTCTCCACCAGGTGTCATCCGACAAG GGAGGACAGGTCATCGACAGCATGGTCCTCATCAAGGAAAAACATGGCGCTGGGTCCTACACGTGCGAGTAA
- the LOC112570177 gene encoding LOW QUALITY PROTEIN: acid phosphatase type 7-like (The sequence of the model RefSeq protein was modified relative to this genomic sequence to represent the inferred CDS: deleted 2 bases in 1 codon), with protein MGFGWNTSPVLLMLIMPAVWGLKNVPPEQVHLSYTGNSTEMVVTWVTQDTTSTSTVMYGLSDLNLTASGSMTTFVDGGSQHRKLYIHRVTLTGLLPGHKYVYVVGGPEGWSKQFNFRAMKDGSDWSPKMMVYGDMGSRNDRALPYLQHNAHTGHFDAVLHVGDFAYDMHDNNARVGDDFMRQIEPIAAYVPYMTCVGNHEYAYNFANYRNRFTMPGGDGTGMYFSWNIGPAHIISFNTEVYYYQYATTHNIKRQYDWLEADLKEANQPANRAARPWIITMGHRPMYCSNDDDDEMCRNPANPIRNGIAAFWPNLEDLFYKYGVDVEFYAHEHSYERLLPVYKGKVCGGAVPYTNPRSPVHIITGSAGDKEGQEKFLHHPAAWSAFRSDDYGFTVMDIVNSTHLTLQQVSSDKNGHVIDSIVLIKDKHGAGLYNCV; from the exons ATGGGGTTTGGTTGGAACACATCCCCAGTGCTTCTGATGTTGATCATGCCGGCTGTCTGGGGCCTCAAGAATGTGCCACCTGAACAGGTTCACCTGTCGTACACCG GTAATTCGACCGAAATGGTGGTCACGTGGGTGACCCAGGACACAACTTCAACATCAACAGTGATGTATGGCTTGTCGGACCTCAATCTGACAGCCTCAGGAAGCATGACTACATTTGTGGATGGTGGCTCCCAGCATCGTAAACTGTACATTCACCGCGTGACACTCACTGGTCTATTGCCTGGACATAAATATG tgtacGTGGTAGGAGGACCAGAAGGCTGGAGCAAGCAGTTTAACTTCAGGGCCATGAAGGATGGCAGTGACTGGAGTCCTAAGATGATGGTGTACGGCGACATGGGCAGCAGGAACGACCGAGCTCTGCCTTACCTTCAACACAACGCACACACCGGACACTTTGATGCCGTCCTGCACGTGG GGGACTTTGCCTATGATATGCACGAT AATAATGCCAGGGTAGGAGATGACTTCATGCGACAGATAGAACCCATTGCTGCCTATGTGCCCTACATGACTTGTGTAGGAAACCATGAATATGCATA CAACTTCGCCAACTACCGTAACCGGTTTACAATGCCCGGTGGTGATGGTACAGGAATGTACTTCAG CTGGAACATCGGCCCCGCCCACATCATCAGCTTCAACACAGAAGTGTACTACTACCAGTATGCCACCACACACAACATCAAACGTCAGTATGACTGGCTGGAGGCGGACCTCAAGGAggccaaccagccagccaaccgtGCAGCCAGACCCTGGATCATCACCATGGGACACAGACCCATGTACTGCTccaacgacgatgacgacgagaTGTGCCGCAACCCCGCAAATCCT ATACGCAACGGTATCGCCGCCTTTTGGCCAAACCTGGAGGACCTGTTCTACAAATATGGAGTGGATGTGGAGTTCTATGCACACGAACACTCCTACGAACGGCTGCTGCCCGTGTACAAAGGAAAG GTGTGCGGGGGAGCAGTG CCTTACACCAACCCACGGTCACCTGTCCACATCATCACCGGCTCAGCG GGAGACAAAGAAGGTCAGGAGAAGTTCCTGCATCACCCAGCAGCATGGAGTGCTTTCCGTAGTGACGACTACGGCTTCACCGTCATGGACATCGTCAACTCCACTCACCTGACTCTCCAGCAGGTGTCATCCGACAAG AACGGCCACGTCATCGACAGCATCGTCCTCATCAAGGATAAACATGGCGCCGGGCTTTACAACTGTGTGTaa